Proteins encoded together in one Bacteroides ovatus window:
- a CDS encoding aminoacyl-histidine dipeptidase, protein MEKKDLKPAGVFKYFEEICQVPRPSKKEEKMIAYLKAFGAKHNLETKVDEAGNVLIKKPATPGKENLQTVVLQSHIDMVCEKNNDVQHDFLTDPIETEIDGEWLKAKGTTLGADNGIGVATELAILADDSIEHGPLECLFTVDEETGLTGAFALQEGFMSGDILLNLDSEDEGEIFIGCAGGIDSVAEFTYKEVEVPAGYFFFKVEVKGLKGGHSGGDIHLGRGNANKILNRFLSRMAGRHDLYLCEINGGNLRNAIPREAYAICAVPEDAKHDVRTELNIFTSEMEDELSVVEPDLKLVLESEAPRKIAIDQDTTTRLLKALYAAPHGVYAMSQDIPGLVETSTNLASVKMKPNHIIRIETSQRSSILSARNDMANTVRAVFQLAGANVTFGEGYPGWKPNPHSAILEVAVESYKRLFGVDAKVKAIHAGLECGLFLDKYPTLDMISFGPTLTGVHSPDERMLIPTVEKFWKHLLDILAHVPAKK, encoded by the coding sequence ATGGAAAAAAAAGACTTAAAGCCGGCTGGCGTATTCAAGTATTTCGAAGAAATCTGCCAAGTGCCACGCCCTTCGAAGAAGGAAGAGAAAATGATTGCCTACCTGAAGGCATTCGGAGCAAAACATAATCTCGAAACCAAGGTGGACGAAGCCGGTAATGTATTGATTAAAAAGCCCGCTACTCCGGGAAAAGAAAATCTTCAAACCGTCGTTCTGCAATCGCATATCGACATGGTGTGCGAAAAGAATAACGATGTTCAACATGACTTCCTCACCGATCCCATCGAAACTGAAATTGACGGTGAATGGCTGAAAGCCAAAGGCACAACCCTCGGAGCCGACAACGGTATCGGTGTAGCCACCGAACTGGCTATCCTGGCTGACGACAGCATCGAACATGGTCCGTTGGAATGTCTGTTTACTGTAGACGAAGAAACGGGGCTTACCGGAGCTTTTGCCCTACAAGAAGGTTTTATGAGCGGTGACATCCTTCTGAACCTCGATTCGGAAGATGAAGGAGAAATCTTTATCGGATGTGCCGGAGGTATTGACTCCGTTGCAGAATTTACGTATAAAGAGGTAGAAGTTCCCGCCGGATATTTCTTCTTCAAGGTGGAAGTGAAAGGTTTGAAAGGCGGTCACTCCGGTGGTGACATTCATTTGGGACGGGGCAATGCCAACAAAATACTGAACCGTTTTCTTTCACGCATGGCTGGCAGACATGATCTGTACCTTTGTGAAATCAACGGAGGTAATCTGCGTAACGCTATTCCCCGCGAGGCTTATGCAATTTGTGCAGTTCCCGAAGATGCCAAGCATGATGTCCGCACCGAACTGAATATTTTCACCAGCGAAATGGAAGACGAATTATCTGTTGTAGAACCTGACTTAAAGTTGGTACTCGAATCGGAAGCTCCCCGTAAGATAGCTATCGACCAGGATACCACTACCCGCTTATTAAAAGCTCTGTATGCAGCTCCTCACGGTGTATATGCTATGAGCCAGGATATTCCCGGACTGGTGGAAACGTCTACCAATCTGGCATCTGTCAAGATGAAACCGAATCATATCATCCGTATTGAAACCAGTCAGCGAAGCTCGATACTATCCGCACGCAACGATATGGCGAACACGGTTAGGGCCGTATTCCAACTGGCAGGAGCTAATGTTACGTTCGGTGAAGGTTATCCGGGATGGAAACCGAATCCACATTCGGCCATCCTCGAAGTAGCAGTTGAATCATACAAACGCTTATTTGGTGTAGATGCGAAAGTTAAAGCCATCCATGCAGGATTGGAATGTGGTCTGTTCCTTGATAAATATCCAACGCTGGATATGATCTCTTTCGGACCGACACTGACAGGTGTTCATTCTCCTGACGAACGAATGCTTATTCCTACTGTAGAAAAGTTCTGGAAACACCTGTTGGACATCCTGGCACATGTACCTGCCAAGAAGTAG
- a CDS encoding FtsB family cell division protein, with the protein MGKLISIWSFICRRKYLITVVAFAVIIGFLDENSLVRRFGYEREISQLKEEIEKYRADYEENTKRLNEISTNPDAIEQIAREKYLMKKPNEDIYVFED; encoded by the coding sequence ATGGGTAAACTAATCAGTATCTGGAGTTTCATATGCAGACGCAAGTACCTCATTACGGTCGTTGCATTTGCTGTTATCATTGGCTTTCTGGACGAGAACAGCCTGGTTCGTCGTTTCGGATATGAACGGGAAATCAGCCAGTTGAAAGAAGAGATAGAAAAGTACCGGGCAGATTACGAAGAGAACACCAAACGTCTCAACGAAATAAGTACCAATCCGGACGCCATCGAACAGATCGCCCGTGAAAAGTATCTGATGAAGAAACCCAACGAAGATATTTACGTTTTTGAAGATTAA
- a CDS encoding VOC family protein: MKIKNIDHIVIPVSDIDKSLHFYTEVLGMEADTSNQRFAVKFGNQKINLHVGKAQFLPAAKHPAFGSADICLLTEGNIEEIKVEVESKGIEIEVGIVQRRGAQGAIRSIYFRDPDGNLIEVSTLI, translated from the coding sequence ATGAAAATCAAGAATATCGACCATATCGTCATACCGGTGTCCGATATAGATAAAAGCCTACATTTCTACACAGAAGTCCTGGGAATGGAAGCCGATACAAGCAACCAACGCTTTGCCGTCAAGTTCGGTAATCAGAAAATCAATCTTCACGTAGGAAAAGCACAGTTCCTTCCTGCTGCTAAGCATCCTGCTTTCGGAAGTGCGGACATCTGTCTACTGACAGAAGGAAACATAGAGGAAATAAAAGTCGAAGTAGAATCCAAAGGAATAGAAATAGAAGTCGGTATAGTCCAGCGTCGAGGTGCGCAGGGTGCCATCCGGAGTATTTATTTCAGAGATCCGGATGGTAATCTGATAGAAGTAAGTACATTAATATAA
- a CDS encoding PspC domain-containing protein, whose translation MENEKKLTRSSNRMIAGVCAGIAEYFGWDATLLRIVYILATFFTAFAGVIIYIILWIVMPGRKPSDGYEDRMNQRLH comes from the coding sequence ATGGAAAATGAAAAGAAATTAACCCGCTCTTCCAATCGAATGATTGCAGGTGTATGTGCCGGAATAGCCGAATATTTCGGATGGGATGCTACTTTATTGAGAATAGTATATATATTGGCTACATTCTTCACTGCTTTCGCCGGAGTGATTATATATATTATCTTGTGGATTGTCATGCCGGGAAGAAAACCTTCAGACGGATATGAAGACCGCATGAATCAACGCCTACATTGA
- a CDS encoding OmpH family outer membrane protein: MNRMNYLMNGLAALAFIVLFSQCAGKTDNQTTNAPAQANAELSGMKIAYVEIDTLLAKYNFCIDLNEAMVKKSENVRMTLNQKATSLNKEKQDFQKKVENNAFLSQDRAQQEYNRLVKLEQDLQELSNKLQNGLMEENNKNSLQFRDSINAFLKEYNKTHGYSLIFSNTGFDNLLYADSTFNITKEIVDGLNARYSPVKK; this comes from the coding sequence ATGAATAGAATGAACTACCTCATGAACGGTTTGGCTGCTCTTGCGTTTATCGTTTTATTTTCACAATGTGCTGGCAAAACTGACAATCAAACTACCAATGCTCCGGCGCAGGCTAATGCCGAACTGTCAGGAATGAAAATTGCCTATGTTGAAATAGATACGCTGCTTGCCAAATACAATTTCTGTATTGACTTGAATGAGGCGATGGTAAAGAAGAGCGAAAACGTTCGTATGACATTGAATCAGAAGGCTACCTCTTTGAACAAGGAAAAGCAAGATTTTCAGAAGAAAGTTGAAAACAATGCTTTCCTGTCACAAGATAGAGCGCAGCAAGAGTACAACCGTCTGGTGAAGTTGGAACAAGATTTGCAAGAGTTGAGCAACAAACTTCAGAATGGTTTGATGGAAGAGAACAACAAGAATAGCTTGCAGTTCCGCGATTCTATCAACGCTTTCCTGAAAGAATATAATAAGACTCACGGATATAGCCTGATCTTCAGCAACACTGGTTTCGATAACCTGCTTTATGCTGACAGCACTTTCAATATTACAAAAGAAATTGTTGACGGGTTGAATGCAAGATATTCACCAGTGAAGAAATAA
- the ffh gene encoding signal recognition particle protein yields MFDNLSERLERSFKILKGEGKITEINVAETLKDVRKALLDADVNYKVAKNFTDTVKEKALGQNVLTAVKPSQLMVKIVHDELTQLMGGETAEINIDARPAVILMSGLQGSGKTTFSGKLARMLKTKKNRKPLLVACDVYRPAAIEQLRVLAEQIEVPMYCELDSKNPVEIAQHAIQEAKAKGYDLVIVDTAGRLAVDEQMMNEIAAIKKAINPDEILFVVDSMTGQDAVNTAKEFNERLDFNGVVLTKLDGDTRGGAALSIRSVVNKPIKFVGTGEKLEAIDQFHPARMADRILGMGDIVSLVERAQEQYDEEEAKRLQKKIAKNQFDFNDFLSQIAQIKKMGNLKDLASMIPGVGKAIKDIDIDDNAFKSIEAIIYSMTPAERSNPEILNGSRRTRIAKGSGTTIQEVNRLLKQFDQTRKMMKMVTSSKMGKMMPKMKK; encoded by the coding sequence ATGTTCGATAATTTAAGTGAAAGACTAGAACGGTCATTCAAGATTCTGAAAGGTGAAGGCAAAATCACCGAAATCAACGTGGCGGAGACGCTGAAAGACGTACGTAAAGCACTTCTCGACGCCGACGTAAACTACAAGGTGGCAAAGAATTTCACGGATACAGTGAAAGAAAAAGCGCTTGGCCAGAACGTTCTTACGGCTGTGAAGCCAAGCCAATTGATGGTGAAAATCGTGCATGATGAACTTACACAATTGATGGGTGGAGAGACAGCCGAGATCAACATTGACGCCCGTCCGGCAGTTATCCTGATGTCAGGTTTGCAGGGTTCGGGTAAGACCACCTTCTCCGGTAAACTGGCACGGATGCTGAAAACCAAGAAGAACCGTAAGCCATTATTGGTGGCTTGTGACGTTTACCGTCCGGCAGCTATCGAACAGTTACGTGTATTGGCAGAACAGATTGAAGTACCGATGTACTGCGAACTGGACAGCAAGAATCCGGTAGAAATCGCACAACACGCCATTCAGGAAGCCAAAGCCAAAGGATACGACCTCGTTATCGTCGATACAGCCGGACGTCTGGCAGTAGACGAGCAGATGATGAACGAGATCGCCGCTATCAAAAAAGCAATCAACCCGGACGAAATTCTGTTCGTGGTAGACTCCATGACCGGTCAGGACGCTGTAAACACAGCTAAAGAATTCAATGAACGTCTGGACTTCAACGGTGTGGTACTGACCAAACTCGATGGTGATACCCGCGGTGGTGCGGCTCTTTCTATCCGTTCGGTAGTGAACAAACCGATTAAATTCGTAGGTACAGGTGAAAAGCTGGAAGCAATCGATCAGTTCCACCCTGCCCGTATGGCCGACCGTATTCTCGGTATGGGTGACATCGTTTCATTGGTAGAACGCGCACAGGAACAATACGATGAAGAAGAAGCCAAACGCTTACAGAAGAAAATTGCCAAAAACCAATTCGACTTCAACGACTTCCTTAGCCAGATTGCACAAATCAAGAAAATGGGTAATCTGAAAGACCTCGCTTCCATGATTCCGGGAGTAGGAAAAGCAATCAAAGATATTGATATTGACGACAATGCTTTCAAGAGCATCGAAGCCATCATTTATTCCATGACTCCGGCAGAACGTTCCAATCCGGAAATACTGAACGGTTCACGCCGTACGCGTATCGCCAAAGGTAGCGGAACGACTATCCAAGAAGTGAATCGCCTATTGAAACAGTTCGACCAGACACGCAAAATGATGAAAATGGTGACTAGCAGCAAAATGGGTAAGATGATGCCTAAGATGAAAAAGTAA
- the folD gene encoding bifunctional methylenetetrahydrofolate dehydrogenase/methenyltetrahydrofolate cyclohydrolase FolD produces the protein MTLIDGKAISEQVKQEIAAEVAEMVAHGEKRPHLAAILVGHDGGSETYVAAKVKACEVCGFKSSLIRYESDVTEEELLAKVRELNEDNDVDGFIVQLPLPKHISEQKVIETIDYRKDVDGFHPINVGRMSIGLPCYVSATPNGILELLKRYNIETSGKKCVVLGRSNIVGKPMAALMMQKAYPGDATVTVCHSRSRDLIKECQEADIIIAALGQPNFVKAEMVKEGAAVIDVGTTRVPDATKKSGFKLTGDVKFDEVAPKCSFITPVPGGVGPMTIVSLMKNTLLAGKKAIYQ, from the coding sequence ATGACTCTGATAGACGGAAAAGCAATTTCCGAACAAGTAAAACAAGAGATTGCAGCCGAAGTAGCCGAAATGGTGGCTCATGGCGAAAAACGCCCGCACCTGGCCGCTATTCTTGTAGGACACGATGGTGGTAGCGAGACTTATGTAGCTGCCAAAGTAAAAGCCTGTGAAGTATGTGGATTCAAGTCTTCCCTCATCCGTTATGAAAGTGACGTGACCGAAGAAGAACTGCTTGCCAAAGTACGTGAACTAAACGAAGACAACGACGTGGACGGCTTTATCGTACAACTTCCCTTACCCAAGCATATCTCCGAACAGAAAGTAATCGAAACAATTGATTACCGTAAAGACGTAGACGGTTTCCATCCGATCAACGTAGGCCGTATGTCCATCGGGCTTCCGTGTTATGTATCCGCTACTCCCAACGGCATCCTCGAATTGTTGAAACGTTATAACATAGAAACTTCCGGAAAAAAGTGCGTCGTACTCGGACGCAGCAATATTGTCGGCAAACCGATGGCTGCCCTGATGATGCAGAAAGCCTATCCGGGCGATGCCACAGTAACCGTATGCCACAGCCGTAGCAGAGACCTGATAAAAGAATGTCAGGAAGCTGATATTATTATCGCTGCTTTGGGACAACCGAACTTTGTAAAAGCCGAAATGGTGAAAGAAGGCGCGGCAGTTATTGACGTAGGTACTACCCGTGTGCCGGATGCAACCAAGAAATCAGGTTTTAAACTGACCGGCGACGTGAAGTTTGACGAAGTTGCACCGAAATGCTCATTCATCACTCCCGTACCGGGCGGTGTTGGACCAATGACGATTGTATCGTTAATGAAAAATACACTCTTAGCTGGTAAGAAAGCTATTTATCAATGA
- a CDS encoding DNA polymerase III subunit gamma/tau: MENYIVSARKYRPSTFESVVGQRALTTTLKNAIATQKLAHAYLFCGPRGVGKTTCARIFAKTINCMTPTADGEACNQCESCVAFNEQRSYNIHELDAASNNSVDDIRQLVEQVRIPPQIGKYKVYIIDEVHMLSASAFNAFLKTLEEPPRHAIFILATTEKHKILPTILSRCQIYDFNRISVEDTVNHLSYVASKEGITAEPEALNVIAMKADGGMRDALSIFDQVVSFTGGNITYKSVIDNLNVLDYEYYFRLTDCFLENKVSDALLLFNDILNKGFDGSHFITGLSSHFRDLLVGKDPVTLPLLEVGASIRQRYQEQAQKCPLPFLYRAMKLCNECDLNYRISKNKRLLVELTLIQVAQLTTEGDDVSGGRGPKKTIKPVFTQPAAAQQPQVASATQVQQAPVHSSPSSVTTQAANGTTAQHPQASAAVQPGAPASPGAASSAPSQGAGVAQTAKEERKIPVMKMSSLGVSIKNPQRDQVSQNATTTYVPKVQQPEEDFMFNDRDLNYYWQEYAGQLPKEQDALAKRMQMLRPALLNNSTTFEVVVDNEFAAKDFTALIPELQDYLRGRLKNSKVMMTVRVSEATETVRPVGRVEKFQMMAQKNQALMQLKDEFGLELY; this comes from the coding sequence ATGGAAAACTATATTGTTTCAGCCCGTAAATACCGTCCGTCCACGTTCGAATCGGTGGTGGGGCAGCGGGCGTTGACTACTACGCTGAAAAATGCAATTGCTACCCAAAAACTGGCTCATGCTTATTTGTTTTGCGGACCGCGCGGGGTAGGAAAAACGACTTGCGCGCGTATCTTTGCCAAAACCATTAATTGTATGACGCCTACCGCTGACGGAGAGGCTTGCAATCAGTGTGAGTCATGTGTAGCTTTCAACGAACAGCGGTCATATAATATTCACGAACTCGATGCTGCTTCTAATAACTCGGTGGATGACATTCGCCAGTTGGTGGAGCAAGTGCGTATCCCGCCACAGATTGGTAAGTATAAGGTATATATCATCGACGAGGTGCACATGCTCTCGGCATCTGCTTTCAATGCGTTCCTGAAAACGCTGGAAGAACCTCCCCGTCATGCGATTTTTATTCTGGCTACGACGGAGAAGCATAAGATTCTTCCTACCATTCTTTCACGTTGTCAGATTTATGACTTTAACCGGATAAGCGTGGAAGATACGGTGAATCATCTGTCGTATGTTGCTTCGAAAGAAGGAATCACGGCAGAGCCGGAAGCGCTGAACGTGATAGCCATGAAGGCGGACGGTGGTATGCGTGATGCATTGTCTATCTTCGATCAGGTGGTTAGTTTCACCGGAGGAAATATCACCTATAAGAGTGTGATTGATAATCTGAACGTACTTGATTATGAATATTATTTCCGTCTGACGGATTGCTTCCTCGAAAACAAGGTGAGCGACGCATTGTTGCTTTTCAATGATATATTGAATAAAGGTTTTGACGGAAGTCACTTTATTACCGGATTGTCGTCTCATTTCCGTGACTTGTTGGTCGGGAAAGACCCGGTGACATTGCCTTTACTGGAAGTGGGAGCGAGCATACGCCAACGTTATCAGGAACAGGCGCAGAAATGTCCGTTACCTTTCTTGTACCGGGCTATGAAGCTGTGTAATGAGTGCGATTTGAATTACCGCATCAGCAAAAATAAGCGTTTGCTGGTAGAACTGACCTTGATACAGGTTGCACAGCTTACCACCGAGGGGGATGACGTGAGTGGTGGGCGTGGCCCTAAGAAGACTATAAAACCCGTATTCACTCAGCCTGCCGCAGCACAGCAGCCGCAGGTAGCTTCTGCCACTCAGGTTCAGCAGGCTCCAGTTCATTCGTCTCCGTCTTCAGTTACAACACAGGCTGCTAATGGCACTACTGCCCAGCATCCGCAGGCTTCTGCGGCTGTGCAACCGGGAGCACCGGCTTCTCCTGGTGCGGCTTCGTCTGCTCCGTCACAAGGAGCGGGAGTTGCTCAGACTGCCAAGGAAGAACGAAAAATTCCCGTGATGAAGATGTCCAGCTTGGGGGTATCTATCAAGAATCCGCAGCGTGACCAAGTATCGCAGAATGCGACTACAACTTATGTTCCTAAGGTGCAACAACCGGAAGAGGATTTTATGTTCAATGACCGGGATTTGAATTATTATTGGCAGGAGTATGCCGGCCAGTTGCCGAAAGAACAGGATGCTCTTGCAAAACGTATGCAGATGCTCCGTCCGGCGTTGCTTAACAACTCAACGACTTTTGAAGTGGTGGTTGATAATGAGTTTGCTGCAAAGGATTTTACAGCTTTGATTCCCGAATTGCAGGATTATCTTCGCGGCAGACTGAAGAACAGTAAAGTGATGATGACAGTGCGGGTAAGTGAGGCAACAGAAACAGTACGTCCTGTGGGACGTGTCGAGAAATTCCAGATGATGGCTCAAAAGAATCAGGCATTGATGCAACTGAAAGATGAGTTCGGGCTGGAATTATATTAA
- a CDS encoding CapA family protein has product MRHTLFLMILLLSLSCTSRSQAKRDSIIDTLSDSLSDSIFPTDTLRLLFVGDLMQHQGQINAARTSTGYDYSTCFAYVKEEIKKADLSIANLEVTLGGKPYKGYPAFSAPDEFLTAIHDAGFNVLVTANNHSLDRGKSGLERTIQLIDSLKVPHAGTYINADEREKKYPLLLEKNGFRIALLNYTYGTNGIPVTPPNIVNYIDTAIIAKDIEESKAMKPDAIIACMHWGIEYQSLPDKEQKFLADWLIEKGVNHIIGSHPHVVQPIEVRTDSLTNDKHLVVYSLGNYISNMSARRTDGGLMVRMELVKDSTVRLNNCDYSLVWTARPIQSGKKNHQLLPVNLPIDSIPLQARNSLKIFVNDARTLFSKHNRGIKEYTFFEKK; this is encoded by the coding sequence ATGAGACATACCCTGTTTCTGATGATTTTGCTTCTCTCTTTGTCCTGCACCTCCCGGTCGCAGGCAAAGAGAGATTCTATCATTGACACCCTGTCGGACAGCCTTTCCGACAGCATCTTCCCCACCGACACCCTACGCCTCCTTTTCGTAGGTGACCTCATGCAACATCAGGGACAAATCAACGCTGCACGAACATCAACCGGCTATGATTACTCCACATGCTTTGCGTATGTCAAAGAAGAAATAAAGAAAGCCGACCTCTCCATCGCCAACCTGGAAGTGACATTAGGAGGCAAACCTTACAAAGGTTATCCTGCTTTCAGCGCGCCGGACGAATTTCTGACCGCAATTCACGATGCAGGTTTCAATGTTTTAGTGACTGCCAACAACCACAGTCTCGATCGTGGTAAATCCGGACTGGAGAGAACCATTCAATTAATAGACTCTTTAAAGGTTCCACACGCAGGCACGTATATCAACGCTGATGAACGCGAAAAGAAATATCCTCTTTTATTAGAAAAGAACGGATTCCGCATCGCCCTGCTCAACTACACGTATGGAACAAACGGCATCCCCGTTACCCCTCCTAATATCGTGAACTATATCGATACAGCCATCATCGCCAAAGATATTGAAGAGAGTAAAGCAATGAAGCCGGATGCCATCATAGCTTGTATGCATTGGGGAATCGAATACCAGTCACTCCCGGACAAAGAGCAAAAATTCCTCGCCGACTGGCTGATTGAAAAAGGAGTAAACCATATCATCGGCTCCCATCCTCACGTAGTTCAGCCCATCGAAGTTCGCACAGACAGCCTGACGAATGACAAACATCTCGTAGTCTATTCGCTGGGAAATTATATTTCCAATATGTCCGCCCGCCGCACTGACGGAGGACTGATGGTAAGAATGGAATTAGTAAAAGACAGCACTGTCCGCCTCAATAATTGTGATTATAGTTTGGTATGGACAGCCCGTCCCATTCAATCAGGAAAAAAAAATCATCAATTGCTCCCAGTCAATTTGCCGATTGATTCAATTCCTTTACAAGCACGTAACTCTCTGAAAATCTTTGTAAATGATGCGCGAACCCTTTTCAGCAAGCACAATCGGGGAATAAAAGAATATACTTTTTTCGAAAAAAAATAG
- a CDS encoding MATE family efflux transporter, with the protein MYTNKQIWSVSYPILLSLLAQNVINVTDTAFLGHVSEVALGASAMGGLFYICVFTIAFGFSTGSQIVIARRNGEGRYSDVGPVMIQGIMFLFVMALLLFGFTKAFGGNIMRLLVSSESIYEGTMEFLNWRIYGFFFSFINVMFRALYIGITRTKVLTINAIVMALTNVVLDYALIFGKFGLPEMGIKGAAIASVLAEASSILFFVIYTYATVDLKKYGMNRLRTFDPALLMRILSISCFTMLQYFLSMATWFVFFVAVERLGQRELAIANIVRSIYVVLLIPVNALATTTNSLVSNAIGAGGIQHVMPLINKIARFSFFIMLGLVAVSALFPQFLLSIYTSEAALITESVPSVYVICCAMLIASVANVVFNGISGTGNTQAALLLETITIIIYGSYIIFIGMWLKAPIEICFTIEIVYYSLLLITSYIYLKKAKWQNKKI; encoded by the coding sequence ATGTACACCAACAAACAGATTTGGAGTGTCAGTTATCCGATACTACTAAGCTTGCTGGCACAAAATGTCATCAATGTCACCGACACAGCATTCCTCGGACACGTGAGTGAAGTAGCCCTTGGAGCATCAGCTATGGGCGGGTTATTCTATATATGCGTATTCACCATCGCATTCGGATTCAGTACCGGTTCGCAGATAGTCATCGCACGACGCAATGGCGAAGGACGCTATTCGGATGTCGGTCCCGTCATGATTCAAGGAATCATGTTCCTGTTCGTCATGGCCCTGCTGCTATTCGGATTCACCAAAGCATTCGGTGGAAACATCATGCGTTTGCTGGTTTCTTCAGAATCCATCTACGAAGGAACAATGGAGTTTCTGAACTGGCGTATTTACGGATTCTTTTTCTCTTTTATCAATGTCATGTTCCGGGCATTGTACATCGGCATTACACGCACTAAAGTGCTAACCATCAATGCTATTGTCATGGCATTAACTAATGTCGTACTGGACTATGCATTAATTTTCGGAAAGTTCGGTTTGCCGGAAATGGGTATCAAAGGGGCTGCTATTGCTTCCGTATTGGCAGAAGCCTCCTCCATTCTCTTTTTCGTCATCTATACGTATGCCACGGTCGATTTAAAGAAATACGGTATGAACCGCCTGCGCACATTCGACCCAGCATTGCTGATGCGGATTCTTAGTATCTCCTGCTTCACCATGCTGCAATATTTCCTGTCGATGGCTACCTGGTTCGTTTTCTTCGTAGCCGTAGAACGGTTGGGACAACGGGAACTGGCGATTGCCAATATCGTCCGGAGTATTTATGTCGTATTGCTGATTCCGGTCAACGCACTGGCTACGACTACCAACAGTCTTGTCAGCAATGCTATTGGTGCAGGAGGCATCCAGCACGTGATGCCGCTCATTAATAAAATTGCGCGTTTCTCCTTTTTCATCATGCTGGGGTTAGTAGCGGTATCGGCACTGTTTCCGCAATTCCTGCTCTCCATTTACACTAGTGAAGCTGCGCTCATTACGGAATCCGTCCCCTCGGTATATGTAATTTGTTGCGCCATGCTTATCGCATCCGTAGCCAACGTGGTGTTTAACGGTATCTCCGGAACAGGAAATACACAGGCAGCCCTGTTGCTCGAAACGATTACAATTATCATCTACGGATCATACATCATTTTCATCGGAATGTGGCTGAAAGCACCGATCGAAATTTGCTTTACGATTGAGATTGTGTATTATAGCTTGCTGTTGATAACAAGTTATATTTATCTCAAAAAAGCAAAATGGCAGAATAAAAAGATATAA